One stretch of Micromonospora cremea DNA includes these proteins:
- a CDS encoding YoaK family protein: MSSTAPHVISPSTTTPERQRLLRRRQALVVVLTFLTGSADAIGFLSLGGAFSSVMTGNMVLLGLSAGRGDAELALTSGCAIVSFIVGVLAGARLVGSAQPDDPVWPRRVTWALVLELLVFVVFLIVWEVNLSHHDDHVDLALLLLSAAALGVQSSAIQRFGVPGLSSTYLTGTLTSLIAGVAARSPWGSLRPKAQVLLALITGAAIGALVALHLPVVAPALLIVPLVLVIVVSARMRD; the protein is encoded by the coding sequence AGCACAGCGCCCCACGTCATCAGCCCCTCCACCACAACGCCGGAACGGCAGCGCCTCCTGCGGCGCCGGCAGGCCCTCGTCGTCGTGCTCACCTTCCTGACCGGGAGCGCCGACGCCATCGGCTTCCTCTCCCTCGGCGGAGCCTTCTCCAGCGTCATGACCGGCAACATGGTCCTGCTCGGACTCTCGGCGGGCAGAGGCGATGCCGAGCTGGCCCTGACCTCAGGCTGCGCCATCGTCAGCTTCATCGTCGGCGTCCTCGCGGGTGCCCGCCTCGTCGGCTCGGCACAGCCGGACGACCCCGTCTGGCCACGGCGGGTCACCTGGGCGCTCGTCCTGGAACTCCTGGTGTTCGTCGTGTTCCTCATCGTCTGGGAGGTCAACCTTTCCCACCACGACGACCACGTGGACCTCGCGCTCCTGTTGCTGTCGGCGGCGGCGCTGGGCGTGCAGAGCAGTGCGATCCAACGCTTCGGCGTACCGGGCCTGTCCTCCACGTACCTGACCGGGACCCTGACGAGCCTGATCGCCGGCGTCGCCGCGCGCAGCCCGTGGGGCAGCCTGCGGCCCAAGGCCCAGGTCCTGCTGGCCCTGATCACCGGCGCCGCGATCGGCGCCCTGGTCGCCCTGCACCTGCCAGTGGTCGCGCCGGCGCTGCTGATCGTGCCGCTCGTGCTCGTCATCGTCGTGTCCGCGCGGATGAGGGACTGA